Proteins encoded in a region of the Eulemur rufifrons isolate Redbay chromosome 15, OSU_ERuf_1, whole genome shotgun sequence genome:
- the WTAP gene encoding pre-mRNA-splicing regulator WTAP isoform X2 has protein sequence MTNEEPLPKKVRLSEADFKVMGRDELLLRWKQYDAYVQALEGKYTDLNSNDVTGLRESEEKLKQQQQESARRENILVMRLATKEQEMQECTTQIQYLKQVQQPSVAQLRSTMVDPAINLFFLKMKGELEQTKDKLEQAQNELSAWKFTPDRGLMPSDYSEEVATSEKFPF, from the exons ATGACCAACGAAGAACCTCTTCCCAAAaag GTTCGACTGAGTGAGGCAGACTTCAAAGTTATGGGACGAGATGAGTTACTTCTAAG ATGGAAACAATATGATGCATATGTACAAGCTTTGGAGGGCAAGTACACAGATCTTAACT CTAATGATGTAACTGGCTTAAGGGAGTCTGAAGAAAAACTAAAGCAACAACAGCAGGAGTCTGCACGCAGGGAAAACATCCTTGTAATGCGACTAGCAACCAAGGAACAAGAAATGCAAGAGTGTACT ACTCAAATCCAGTACCTCAAGCAAGTCCAGCAGCCGAGCGTTGCCCAACTGAGATCAACAATGGTGGACCCAGCGATCAACTTgtttttcctaaaaatgaaagGTGAACTGGAACAGACTAAAGACAAACTGGAACAAGCCCAAAATGAACTGAGTGCCTGGAAGTTTACGCCTGATAG AGGTCTGATGCCGTCGGACTATTCCGAAGAAGTGGCCACGTCCGAAAAATTCCCCTTCTAG